The nucleotide sequence TTCTCTGAGTTCGGCTCTTTGACTACGGGCTAATCGTTCTAAGGTGCGATCGCTAATTGATTTCCCTGTGCAGATGGCAGGGATTAAAACGTCTTCAGATTGCCCTGATGTAAACGTTTTTATCTTAGTAATCATTTGGGAAAACCCGAAGTCACTGGTTAGCCCTATGGTCAATTCACCGCGTTCTACCACTAAGATTGAGGCATTGCGATAGCCGATCATCAGAACAACTAAGTTAGTTTCAGTAACCCGCTTCATCGGCTTACCCTTAGAAGCAACTCGTCCTCTGGCGAATAAACCCCCGCCTTCAGGAAGAGCATCGAATGCCTGTAGTGTTACATGGTAATGCTGACCTCGATATTCAAAGCTCTGTAAGGCCGATACTAAAACCGATTTGAGTTTATCCTTATCTTTAAATTCAGACCAAGGGAGTAACACACCTAAGTCTAAACTGAAAGTTGTACCTAATCCCTTGATTTCTGCCACTGCGCCAACCATAGCCAAGGTCAATGGAATAGCCGAATCAATTTTTAAAGAATTCAAGCAATGAATTGTACTGAATTGGCGCTTAGCCAGGAAGCCTACCGCAAAATAAGTATCATTGAGATTGACCCAGGATGAGTCTTGAGGACTGGGATTGCCGACTTTGTATTTCTCATAATTGGCAATAGCAATATTAGGGACTTCTACGACGTGAGGGTCTAAGAGTAGAAGTTCGGGTTTAATATAACTATTGCTAGTGGTATAAATAGCGCGTCCCAAACTCGATCCGAAGTCTAAGGCCATGGTCAAGTCTGCCATTTTTTCCTTCTCCTTCAGTTCTCTTTTTTTTACTATACACACCAATTGCTGAAATTAACGATTTTGGACTGGCGGATGTGCACGGCTTTGCACGTTTTACGAACTCTTACACACTTTACCGTCTCCTAAAACGTGCTTGTAACGTGCATCATTGTGCGGTTTCAGTGCTTCATGTCAAGGTCGATTCGGCGGGTAGTCGACGAAGCAAGCAGTGTTTAGTGAGACTAATGAAATATAATCGAAGAAAAAGGATAATCCAAGGTTATGGAACAGCAAGAAATAAGACTCCGAGTACCCAAAGATGAATATCAAATAATCAAGAAAGAAGCTAAATCAAGAGGACTATCTGTGAGCGATTTTTTTAGAATACTGATCAGCAAAAAACAATTTCCAAAGAAAAACAGTCCTAGAGAAGCAAGAGAATTATACCTATACCTCGCTTCAATTCAAGAAACGGTAGAAGACATGGTACAAGGAAGAATTGAACCTAATCTAGAAATGTTACTAGAGCAGATCAAAGCATTACGCGGTGATTGTATTGGGATGGAGAAAGTAGAGTGATTGGTAAAGTAACTCACGGAAGAGATGCCTACAGCTTGTTAAGGTATGTTGCCGACAAAGAAGGCGCGTATCAAGTCGGTGGTAATGTCGCCTTTAACGACCCGGTGAATATTGCAAGGGAATTTAGAAAAGGACAAGCATTACACCGAACAATCAATCGATACGTCTGGCATACGTCATTGTCAACGGCTAAACACGAGAACCTTGATGATAAAACGTGGAAAGCCATCGCTAAAGATTACCTGCGAGAAATGGGCTTTAATAAACATCAGTATGTTGTTTATCGACACACTGACGCAGATCACAATCACATTCACATCGTGGCTAATCGAATCAACATTATTGATGGAAGCGCTGTTGACGATGCGTGGTCTAAATATCGTACTGAGGCAGCGATACGTAAGCTAGAATCTGCTTACAATCTTCAAGTGGTAGAACCAAGTCATGGAAAAGAACGAAAATCTCCAACCACTGGAGAACAGCGGATGCAAGCAAGAACGCAAACACCTCTGCCACGAGTCATTATTCAAGACGCTTTAGACAAGATTCTGTCTACCATTACCTCACCCGAAGACCTAAAAAATAAGCTTAAAACCGAGGGGATTGAAACAAGATTTAGAAAACGCAAAGACAAAACGATTAGTGGGATATCCTTCAGCTATAACGGGATCGCTTTTGGAGGGGGGAAATTAGGAAAGCGGTATAGTTGGACTCGCATTCAACAGCAACTAAGGGAAAATCAAGCAGATTCAGCGACTCAAAAGAAACACCAGTTAAATAAGCTATATCAAAGCTTGGCCTCACAAACGACACAAGTAGAGCCTAAATTAAGGGATATTATTATTGCTGGCAAACTACTGAAAAAAGGATACTCCAGTAGATCCGTCAAAGCAGTTCTGACTCAGAGTCCGATCATCCAAAGCTATAAGCAATCAGAAAACTACCAAGAAGATAAAGCCTTACGATATATTGATAAGGTGTACAAAAGTGCCCAGCGAAGAATAACAAAGAACAGTGTCCAGGAGGTAGTGAGATGAGGAATCCATTAATGGCATTAATAACTATTTTGATCAGTCCTTTATTCTTTATGGGAATGCCATCAATAGTATTGTTAGTTTGGCTCGATACAGGAATTAAATTCGGTTTCCGACAAGTAGGTAAAGCTATCGACTATTTGCCACTTCCTGAGCCAGATTATCATAGCGATTTAATTGAGATGGTCGATAGCCCGATAGAGGAGCATCGAGATCACTTCCAAACCATTGAGCGCTATCTCATTTCACAACATGATGATCCTACAGTGCAAGTGAATGGCTATCTTGCCAAGGCAGCACTTTATCAAAACCAACTCGATAATCCGGTGACACTGCCAGAAGAATACAAACAACATAAAGAAAGAATCATAAAAGGAGTATTAGAGGATAAGGGTGAACTGATCGAAAAAGCGCAAAGCCACTCACTCAATTACACCTGCACAGATAAAGTAAATCGGCTCGATGAAAATAGCTCGATAAACGTCATTGTTGAGACAATGCAAGTATGTCGTGAGAAATAAAGAAAGCTCTGAGAAAACGTACAGAAAAAGATAAAACCGTAGTTCATTGAAAAGCCTAGAAGGCTTGCCCAATCAACCGTAAACCCCTTCACAAATCAAGAAAATACTCCCACAATATACACGAACCCCTACACCATAGTTTTCTTCTGGGGTTTATCCTTACCAATCATGGTGAAACTCCAACTTACCCATAAACAAGCTAAGGAGGTATTGCGAGTATCCAGTAATCGAACATGGCGATCGCATCTGACGACGATCGGAATAGATTCAACTGTAAGCATACTCGATTGGAGCCAATTAGAAGCTCTCTACGCATTGCAATTGTACTTAAGTGTCAGAACCGGACAGCACAGTAAGTCCGAATTCGCTCAAATTTATCGAGAGAAGGGTCTTACTCCTATCAAAGACACTATACGCAGTCACGGGTTCCATTATGACCAAGCTGTACAGTTGTTTATTGAAACATTAAGGCGCTTTAAAAGCGAATTACTTGAAACTGAATTGCTTGAAATTTCAAACTCTGAGGAAAAATGATGCAAGCTTTTGATGTAAAGAATGAAAGAGTCCCTCTTAACCACGATAATCAAAGAAAAAAGCGATTAAGTAAAGAGGACACACAATTCGGATACCTTCTGATTACCATTTTTGGAATCGGAATCCTCGGTGTTCTCCATGCAGATATTTCTTTTTTTATTTTAGCCCTATTGTTCGGATGTGCATTAGGTTTCTGGGATAGTCTTTACGGAAACTTAAATAATCATCGATTTTTAATGCGATTAGTCGTTGTAGGAGCCTTGACAGGCTTTTTCTTAGTCAACTTTGGTGGAGCCGCTCATGCACTATGGTTAGACAACATTGAACAGTGGATGACAGGCGCTTTCCCCAATGCCACAGCTATCGCAGAATTGATCTTCAATGTCTTACGTGCAGCTGTTGTTATTTACCTGGCCATTGCGGGAGTACAGATATTCCTAGCCATTAAGCGACAAGAAGGATTCTTTGAAGCGGCTCAATTACCCTTAGCCGCTCTTTTAATTATCTCTGTTGTAGATATTATTGCTGGATTTGTAGTTACCTAAAAATCAGTAAGAACCATTTAATAGCCTCGTACATTCATGTCTTATGAAAGAGGAAGAGCAAATCATTGTCAACCGAATGGTGGGGAAAGTACCGTTGATTGGCTCGTTCAGCCCTATACAGTTTTTCGCCGCCATTGCAGGTTTTTTATTAGGCTACTTAGCCCACGCAAATACAGGAAATATGATTGTCGGAGTTGGGGCTGCTTTATGGGTCTTTTTTACCATCGTTTTAGTCCTGGGTAATCACCACTGGCAGTATCTCAATAAATACCGCAAAGCTACCCCATGGTCGAGAGGGCGTAGGCTCTTTAAAAATCCTTTAGAATCGAGGAAGCCCAAAAATGGGACAAAAAACTAAGAAGAAAAGGATAGAAATCTACGAAGATATCCAAAATCATCTTGATCTGGTATGTTATTGTTCGTTTGAACGAGGAGATATTAGAGCAGGGGCTTACCTCTTACAAGAGAAAGATGATGGTCCTTATGCTGTTACCTTCGGTTGGAAGTTAAGAGGGATTCACTCTTACACCAATAAAAAAGACCTTTACTACAGTCATGAACGATTGAAGAACGGTCTCAAAGACTTTCCCATGAACGATAGTCTAATGGTTAGGTCTAGGATCACTCCTGATGATAGTAGTAGACAGTGCTATTTACAAAATCTCTGTGAAACAGCACCTTGCGACGAACTTAGTTTCTTTCTTTTAGGAGATCAGAAACAAGTTCGAGAAATAAGTGACAAAGCACTCCGCGTTATCAAGGAAGATCGAATCTTCGTATCCTATTATGCAGAAAGTGAAAGCGAAGCTGCTGATTGGATGGAGAAGGGGTTACTTTGGGTTCAATCTCATATCATTTCCCATTTCGGAGCCTCTAATAACATCGGTCAAGAAGAACTAGAGCGGGTTTTTCGGTGTGCTAATGAAACCCGATTTCAATGGCATTCCTATCTCACCGATAAGCTTGGATTACAAGTATTTCCCATGTCTCCCGATGAGATGAAGGAATATGCTTGGAAATTATTTAACAGTACCTCTGCCCCTAGTCAGTTTCCACAGCTAATAACCTACGACCATGATGGGCTAAGGCTCGAACAATGGAGTGAGACAAGCCCTTCTACTTTACTGACTGCTGACCAAGTTCCGCAAAATGACAGAGCTTGGATCTATCACCCTAATACACAAACCTATAGTGCTGTTCTGACATTTCTGGACAAGCCCTACGCTTGGGAAAACGCAGAAACCCAAATGAGATATCTCTTTGATTTACTGGGTAAAACAGGTATTA is from Crocosphaera subtropica ATCC 51142 and encodes:
- a CDS encoding relaxase/mobilization nuclease domain-containing protein produces the protein MIGKVTHGRDAYSLLRYVADKEGAYQVGGNVAFNDPVNIAREFRKGQALHRTINRYVWHTSLSTAKHENLDDKTWKAIAKDYLREMGFNKHQYVVYRHTDADHNHIHIVANRINIIDGSAVDDAWSKYRTEAAIRKLESAYNLQVVEPSHGKERKSPTTGEQRMQARTQTPLPRVIIQDALDKILSTITSPEDLKNKLKTEGIETRFRKRKDKTISGISFSYNGIAFGGGKLGKRYSWTRIQQQLRENQADSATQKKHQLNKLYQSLASQTTQVEPKLRDIIIAGKLLKKGYSSRSVKAVLTQSPIIQSYKQSENYQEDKALRYIDKVYKSAQRRITKNSVQEVVR
- a CDS encoding plasmid mobilization protein — translated: MEQQEIRLRVPKDEYQIIKKEAKSRGLSVSDFFRILISKKQFPKKNSPREARELYLYLASIQETVEDMVQGRIEPNLEMLLEQIKALRGDCIGMEKVE
- a CDS encoding ParM/StbA family protein — protein: MADLTMALDFGSSLGRAIYTTSNSYIKPELLLLDPHVVEVPNIAIANYEKYKVGNPSPQDSSWVNLNDTYFAVGFLAKRQFSTIHCLNSLKIDSAIPLTLAMVGAVAEIKGLGTTFSLDLGVLLPWSEFKDKDKLKSVLVSALQSFEYRGQHYHVTLQAFDALPEGGGLFARGRVASKGKPMKRVTETNLVVLMIGYRNASILVVERGELTIGLTSDFGFSQMITKIKTFTSGQSEDVLIPAICTGKSISDRTLERLARSQRAELREAEKKEIKDAIEDSQQEYVATLTNWISQQIPPHLEIDEILLGGGTAKYFKRNLTTLLKSYGAQINWSQSLEKRVVQTFGNEVSKNYLASRLADVYGLFYRLLKKPLPRLKEVVTRESA